Genomic segment of Mycolicibacterium sarraceniae:
CCGCTCGTCCCCGACGCGCTCCTTCCAGCGCCACTTCAGGGCCAGCCCGCCGAGCATCACCGCCTCCGATGAACCGATCGTGGACACCCCAACCGCGGTGGCCGCGTCGTCATCGCGCAGGTCCTCGGCATGGAACAGGTCGGCGACCATTGCCACACAACGCGACTCGATGGCCGCGGTAGCCGGGTACTCGTCTTTGTCGATCATGTTCTTGTCGAACGTCTCGGCCATCAGCTTCTCGGCCTCGGGGTCCATCCATGTGGTGACGAATGTCGCGAGGTTGAGCCGGGAGCTGCCGTCGAGCATCAGCTCGTCGTGGATGAACCGGTATGCCGCGGAGGGTTCCATGGCCTCGGCGGGTAGCCGCAGCGACGGGATGGGATCGGTGGACAACCGCCCGGTATAGGCCGGTGCAATCGACGGGGAGCGGTACTTGACGTGGGGCACAGGGGTCCTTTCTACAGTTCTGCGATGGCTTGACGGATGTGGGCGAGGATGCGCGACGCCGATGCGGGCACCGATGTCGGACCGGGATCAGCAGCCGAGACGTTGGCGGCGCGAGCGTGCACGAATGCCGCCGCAGCGGCCGCTTCTGCCGGCGGGAGGCCCGCGGCGAGCAGCGCCCCGATGATTCCGGACAGCACGTCACCGGAACCGGCGGTCGCCGCCCACGACCCGCCGGCTCGATTGAGGTAGACGTGACCAGATGGATCGGCGATGACGGTGACATTGCCCTTCAGCAGCACGGTCGCGCCGAGCGCGTCGGCCAGTCTGCGGGTGGCCGCCACCCGGTCCTCCCCCGGCGGCGAGCCGTTCAAACGGGCGAACTCGCCGGCGTGCGGGGTCAGCACCGTCGGTGCCGTGCGGCCAGCCACCAGCTCCGGTTGAGCGGCCAGCAGCGTCAGGGCGTCGGCGTCGACCACCACCGGCACAGCGCTGCCGAGCGCGAAAGTCAACGCACTAAGAGCCTTTTCGTCAGTGCCGAGCCCGGGTCCGACGACCCAGGCCTGCACCCGTCCGGCCGCGTGCGGGTTCGGGGCGGCCACCACCTCGGGCCAGTGGGACACCACCTCGGCCGCCGCGGAGCCGGCATAGCGCTTCATTCCCGATGTCGCAGCCACCGCGGCCCCGGTGCACAGGATCGCCGCACCGGGATAGGTGGACGAGCCCGCCATGATGCCGGTGACACCCTGGCTGTACTTGTCGTCGTGCACGCCGGGCAGCGGCCAGCGCGCCTTGACGTCAGCGGCCTGCACGCTCAGCAGGTCGGTGTCGGGCAGGTCCAGCCCGATGTCGATGAGTTCGACTCGGCCACAATCAGCCAGGGCATGAACGGGTTTGAGCCCGCCGAAGGTCACGGTCAGCACCGCCCGAACCGCGGGCCCGGCGATTGCACCGGTCTGCACATCGATACCGCTGGGAATGTCGACGGCCACCACCGAAATCCCGGCAGCCTCGACCACGGCAAACACCTCGGCGGCAGCCTCGCGCAGCGGACCCGTGCCGGAGATGCCGACGACGCCGTCGAGCACCAGATCCGCCGATGGCGGCACGGCGGGCGCCAACCGGCCGCCAGCGGAACGAAACGCCGCCAACGCCTTGGCGTGGGTGCGATCGGGGTTCAGCAACACCGCGGACGCCGCCACCCCACGGCGCCGCAAAAAGGTCGCCGCCCACAGCGCGTCGCCGCCGTTGTCACCCGACCCGACGACCGCGCACACGTGGCGCCCGACCAACCCACCGGTGCGATCCCGCAGCTCCGCCGCAACCGCGGTCGCCAATCCATAGGCGGCACGACGCATCAGCACGCCGTCGGGCAGGCTGGCCAACAAGGGCGCCTCGGCGGCGCGGATCGCGTCGGCGGTGTAGTAGTGCCGCATCGGCACCAAGGTTACGTGCCGGTCTATTCGACCGTGACGGACTTGGCCAGGTTGCGCGGCTTGTCGACGTCGTAACCGCGAGCCCGAGCTACCGCCGCGGCGAACACCTGCAGGGGGACCGTCGACAACAACGGCTGGAAAAGCGTTGATACCGCGGGTATTTCGAAGATGTGATCGGCGTACGGGCGCACCGTATCGTCACCCTCCTCCGCGATCACGATCGTGATCGCTCCACGGGCCTGGATCTCGCGGATATTACTCAACAGCTTGGCGTGCAACGTCGCCGCATTCTTGGGCGACGGCATCACCACGATGACGGGCAGTCCGTCCTCGATCAGCGCGATCGGGCCGTGCTTGAGCTCACCGGCGGCGAAACCCTCGGCGTGCATGTACGCCAGTTCCTTGAGCTTGAGCGCACCCTCGAGTGCCACCGGGTAGCCGACGTGACGGCCCAGGAACAACACCGTGGGTGAGGTCGCGAACTGCTGTGCCAGCGCGGTGATGGGTCCCATGTGGTCCAGAGTCCGCGCGACAAGATCCGGCATGGACTCCAGCTCCTGGTACTCCCGCTCGACCTCGTCGGGGTATTTGGTGCCGCGGGCCTGGGCCAGCGCCAGCCCGACGAGGTAGTTGGCGGCGATCTGGGCCAGGAACGTCTTGGTTGCCGCCACCCCGATCTCGGGACCAGCTCGGGTGTACAGGACTGCGTCGGCTTCGCGCGGGATCTGGCTGCCGTTGGTGTTGCAGATCGCCAGCACTTTGGCTTTCTGGCTCTTGGCGTGGCGGACAGCTTCCAAGGTGTCGGCGGTCTCGCCGGACTGGGAGATCGCGATCACCAGGGTGCCGCGATCCAGAACCGGATCGCGGTAACGGAACTCGCTGGCCAGCTCGACCTCTACCGGCAGCCGCGTCCAATGCTCGATCGCGTACTTGGCCAGCAGCCCGGAATGGAACGCGGTGCCGCAGGCGACGATGAAGACCTTGTCGATCTCACGCAGCTCCTGATCGGACAGGCGCTGCTCGTCGAGCACGATGCGGCCGTCGACGAAATGGCCGAGCAGGGTGTCGGCGACCGCCGCCGGCTGCTCGGCGATCTCCTTGAGCATGAAGTACTCGTAGCCGCCCTTTTCGGCGGCGGACAGGTCCCAGTCGATATGAAACTCGCGGGCACTCGCGGTGTCATCGACGCCGTTGAAGTCGGTGATCCGGTAGCCGTCGGCCGTGATGATCACCGCCTGGTCCTGACCCAGCTCGACGGCTTCGCGGGTGAATTCGATGAAGGCCGCGACATCGGAGCCGAGGAACATCTCACCATCGCCGATGCCCACCACGAGGGGGGTGGAGCGCCGGGCAGCGATGATGGTGCCGGGGTCGTCGGCGTGGGTGAAGACCAGCGTGAAGTGCCCTTCCAGGCGGCGCAGGACCGCGAGTACCGAGCCCTCGAAGTCGCCGGCGGTCGGGCCGTGGCCGTACGCGTGCGCGACCAGGTGAACGGCCACTTCGGTATCGGTGTCGCTGGCGAACTCCACACCGTCGGCTTCCAGCTCTTGGCGCAGCGTCGCGAAGTTCTCGATGATGCCATTGTGGACGACGGCGAACGTGCCCGCCGCGTCGCGATGCGGGTGGGCGTTGCGGTCTGTGGGCCGACCGTGGGTGGCCCACCGGGTGTGGCCCATACCCGCGGTGCCGGCGAGTGCGGCGGGATCCGTCTCGGCCAGTGCTTCCTCGAGGTTCGTCAGGCGGCCGGCGCGGCGGCGCACGATAAGGCCGCCCTCACCGTCGAGCAGGGCGATGCCAGACGAGTCGTAACCGCGGTACTCCATCCGCCGTAGCGCATCGACGACAACGCCCTGGGCAGGGCGATGCCCGACGTAGGCCACGATTCCGCACATGGTGTTCCAGGGTAGTGCAGTAGCGCGCGCGACCCGGTGGACTAGGTTCGTGGGGTGGCCCGGACACGGAAGCTCTTCGCGGCACTGACTCGCCGCGGTCGTCATCAGGTTCTGCGCGGTGACCTGGCCTTTGCCGGGCTTCCCGGCATCGTCTACACGCCAGCCGCAGGCTTCAATTTGCCCGGGGTGGCCTTCGGCCACGATTGGCTCACAGACGCCGATCACTACGTCACAACGCTGGAACACCTCGCCTCGTGGGGCATCGTGGCCGCGGCGCCGAACACCGAGCGCGGCCTGGCCCCGTCGGTCCTGAATCTGGCCTTCGATATGGGCACCACCCTCGACATCATCACCGGGGTGCGGCTAGGCCCCGGTGAGATCAGCGTGCATCCCACCAAACTCGGGTTGGTCGGGCATGGGTTGGGCGGTTCGGCCGCGGTGTTCGCCGCGGCAGGTCTGTCCGGGGCGGGTACCGGCGCACCCAAGGCCGTCGCGGCGTTGTTCCCGGCGGTGACCAAACCTCCCGCTGCACAGCCCGCCGCGGCGCTGAAGGTGCCCGGTCTGGTGCTCAGCGCACCCGATGACGCGATCTCGCTGCGCACCGACGCTCAGAACCTGGCCACCGCGTGGACAGGCTCGGTGCTGCGTGTCGTGAGCAAGGCAGAATCCGCCGGATTGGCTGAGAAGCGACGCTTCGCGGGGGCGCTGGGCTTGCCGGGCTCGGATCGGAAGACCCAGAAGACGACGCGCGCGCTGTTGACCGGCTTCCTGCTGTATCACCTCACCGGCGACAAGGACTACCGCGAATTCGCCGACCCCGAGGCGGTGCTGCCCAAGACGGAAGCGCTCGACCCCGAGGCGGTGCCGGTCACGCCAGAGGAACAGATCATCGCTCTGCTCAGGTAGGGCGATCGAGGCCCAACCAACCAGTTGGTGATATAACCTCCTCATGCGTACCGGGATCTTTCTGGACTACTCGGGCGGCTTCCGCGAGGCCGTCGAGCACATCGTGGTGTTGGAGAAGGCCGGGGTGGACATCGCCCTGGTCGCCGAGGCCTACTCCTACGACGCCGTCAGCCAGTTGGGCTACCTGGCGGCAAGAACGTCGACGATCGAGCTGGGGTCCGGCGTCTTCCCCATCTACACCCGGACCCCGACCCTGCTGGCGATGACGGCCGCCGGCCTGGACTTCGTCTCCGACGGCCGCTTTAGTCTCGGCATCGGCACATCGGGCCCGCAGGTGGTGGAGGGCTTCCACGGGGTGCCGTTCGACGCGCCACTGGGCCGCACTCGTGAGGTCGTCGACATCTGCCGACAGGTCTGGCGCCGCGAACGTGTCCAGCACCAGGGCCGCAGCTACCAGATCCCACTGCCGGCCGACCGCGGCACCGGCCTGGGAAAGCCACTGCAACTGATCAATCATCCGGTGCGGGAACGGATTCCGATCACCATCGCCGCATTGGGCCCCAAGAACGTCGAGCTGACCGCCGAGATCGCCGAAGGGTGGCAGCCGGTGTTCTTCTACCCGGAGAAGGCCGACGATGTCTGGGGCGATGCGCTGCGGGCCGGAAAAGCCAAGCGCGACAGCCAACTCGGCGAACTCGATGTGATGGTCGGGGTGTCGCTGGCCATCGGCGACGATGTCGAGGAGCGGCTGAACTGGGCTAAGCCGCATCTGGCGCTCTATATCGGCGGCATGGGCGCCAAGGGCCAGAACTTCTACCACAAGCTGGCAACCCGGTACGGGTACGGCGAAGTGGCCGACCACATCCAGGATCTGTTCCTGTCCGGCCGCAAGGCCGAGGCGATCGCCGCGGTGCCCGACGAATTGGTGCGCAACGTCAACCTGATCGGCCCGCGCGGCTTCGTCAAAGAACGGATCGCTGCCTTCACCGAGGCCGGAGTCACCACGCTGCTGGCCACACCGACTACCACCGACACGGGCGAATACCTCAGGTGGGTCGAGGAATTGCAACAGCTGCTGCCCTGATCACCGGTGGACGCGCAGCGCGTTGCTCGTCAGCCGGGCGCAGCAGACGACGCTGCGACGCGGGCACGACGGGCCGATCGCGCTCGGTGGTCACTGGCCCACCTGGGCTAGTTCATCGGCGGCGATCTCACACGGTGTCTGCTCATCGGGTTGCTCAGCTGCCAGCGGTTCAGCGGCAGGCGGCTCGGGTGGCGGTGGGGCCGGCGCGGTGACAGCCGGGTCGTCGACCGGCTGCGGTTCGTCGGTGACGACGTCCTCGGTGACCGGATTCTCTTCGGGCACTGGGTCTTCGGTGTCAGCTCCGACGACGTCGCCGGTCTCGTCGTTCTCCTCACCCGGTTCGACGGCGCCCTCGAGTTCGGGTCGGTCATCATCGATGGCCGGTTCGGGTATCTCGTCGAACAGCCCGCCCAGCGCATCCGCGATCTGACCCATCAGACCCGACATGCCACCGCTGACATCCGGCACGCCCGGCGCTCCCACGGGTGCGCCAGCGCCGAGTGCCCCCGGCGGCTCCGCGAGCGCTGGAGACGGAAGCGGTTGAGCGGGTAGAGCATCCGGTAGTGGCGGCGATGACACGGGGACGGCTTCCGCGACAGGAGCCGACGCAGCGGCGGCGGGCACAGTTACGGTGGCGGGCTCGGCCGCCGAGTAAACAGGGGTGGACGACGGCACCGACACAGACGGTGCGCCGAGCTGCCCCGGCACCTCGAAATACGTTGCGGGAACGTCATTCAACCGCCGTAATGCATCCTCGTAGGCCCCCGTCACGGACTGCGTCGCCGAGCGCATCGCTGGCAGCCATTCGGTACGGATATCGGCGTCGACGTAGGGCGCGATCTGTTGGGTGACCATGCCGACGGCCTCATCACGTGCCGCTCCCCCGCCCGTCACACCAGCCGCCGCGGCCAGCCATGCCGGCCGCTGCGCGGCGCGCCGGTCGTTGATCGATACCGCCGCATCGACTTTCTCGTCGACGATCCGACCCAGCGTGTCGCGTAAGACCTCGCAGGCATCGGCGGCCGTATGCAACGCACGGGCCACCGCCGCTCCGGCTGTGCAGTGCCGATCGACGAATTCCGATGCTGCCGAAGCGGAATCGCCCTGCCACGCCGACGACAGCACAGCGCTGCCGTCCTGCGCCACACGTAATGCCTCATCGGCGGTGGCCGCGGCGGCCCGCAACAGCGCGCAGTCCGCGTCGAGAGCGCGTAGGTCCAAACCGTCCTCGCCGCCGTACCATTCCAGGATCTGAGCCCCGTGGGCAGTGAGGTCCGGATGCGTGTAACCCACGACATGGCACGCCGACACATAGGTCTGTGTATCGATCGCCGAGGCCCGCCCCGCCGCCAGCCGGGCGGCGACGTCGATAGTCACCGGACCGCCGCACGCAGCTCGGCGTCGCCGTAGCGCTCGGCGGTGACGCGCAGCGCCGCGGCGGTCTCCTCGGCGGCACGCGACCAGTGCGTAACCCCGGCCGCCAGCAGGTCCAACGCCGAGCGCACCGCATCACCGTGGGCGGCATGGACACGCCCGGCGCCGTGGGCGTCGAACTGCAATCGATTCAGGGATGCGCCGCCGAGTAGGCCGGCGACGGTGTCAAAGCGTTGCGCGGCGGCGCGCACTGCCGCGGTGTCCACACGAGTGTTACCCATGACTGGGTATGACGCACCAGCCCGGTGGCTGGTTCCATGTGGCGCGAAGATCAGCCCTCGGCGCTGACAGATTCGGCGATGCGGACCGCGAGCTGCCGGGCGGTGTCCTCGTCGGCGGCCTCCACCATGACCCGCACCATCTGCTCGGTTCCCGAGGGCCGCAAAAGAATTCGGCCGGTGTCCCCGAGTTCGGCCTCGGCGGCACGGACCGCACTCTGCACCGCGGGCGCTTCGGCGACGGTCGCCTTATCGGCCACTGCGACATTGATCAGGACCTGCGGCATGGTCTGCATCGGCGCCGCCAGCTCGGCCAGCGACAGCCGGGTCTGCGCCATGCGCGCCATCAACCGCAGGCCGGTGGCGATCCCGTCACCGGTAGTCCCCAGCGCGGGCATCACGATGTGACCCGACTGCTCACCACCCAACGTGAATTCACCGGCCCGCAATTCCTCCAAGACGTAGCGGTCGCCAACTCCGGTGGTACGCACTGTGATTCCCACCTCGCGCATAGCGATATGCAGACCGAGGTTGCTCATCACGGTGGCCACCAGCGTCTCCGACGCCAACTCACCGGCTTCGCGCATCCCCACCGCCAAAACCACCATGATGGCGTCACCGTCCACAACCTGGCCGGTCGCATCCACCGCCAGGCAGCGGTCGGCGTCACCGTCGTGCGCCAGGCCGATATCGGCCCGGTGGGCTACCACCGCAGCCTGTAACTGCTCCAGATGCGTCGAGCCGCAACCGTCGTTGATGTTCAGTCCGTCGGGTTCGGCATTGATCGCGATCACCCGCGCACCCGCGGCGTAGTAGGCACGCGGCGCGGCTTGGAACGCGGCGCCATGGGCGCAATCGACGACAACCGTCAGCCCGTCCAGCCGGATCGGCGCCGCCGCACGGACGTGGTGCAGGTAGCGCTCCAAAGCGTCGCTCGCATCGACCACGCGGCCGATCTCGGCGCCGATCGGTCGCAGACCGGGCCCCTGCGCGACGAGTTCCTCAATGCGGTCCTCGGTGTCATCGTCGAGCTTGTGTCCGCCGGGGCCGAAGATCTTGATGCCGTTATCGGGCATCGGGTTGTGCGAGGCAGAGATCATCACGCCGAAGTCGGCACCGTAGGCGGCCGTCAGGTGGGCCACCGCCGGGGTGGGCAACACACCGACTCGAAGTGCGTCCACACCCTCGCTCGTGACGCCGGCGATCACCGCCGCCTCGAGCATCTCGCCACTGGCGCGCGGATCACGGCCGATAACCGCCACCCGCCGTCCCGAACTTCTCGTCACAGCAAGCCGCCGAGCCGCGGCCGCCCCCAGCGCCAGACCCAGCTCAGCGGTCAGTTCTCGGTTAGCGACGCCGCGGACACCGTCGGTCCCGAACAGTCGGCCCATGGGGACCAACCTCTCATAACTCCCGGCTCAAGACACAACCGTGGAGGCTAATCGCCGTGTCGCCACAAAACCGGCATCACATCGAGACGCCGGCACAGCACAACGCTGCCCGCACCAGGGCGCGGGCAGCGTGCGCTACGGGGTGTACCGCTCAGCGGCCGACCAGGCCAGCTGCGATGTGACTCAGGCCACAAACGAAACGCCGGGCGTCTCCAGTCGGAACCAGATGACGCCCGGCGAGCCGTTGCGTTGGGATACGCGCCAGATCAGCGCTTGCTGTACTGCGGCGCCTTGCGGGCCTTCTTGAGGCCGTACTTCTTGCGCTCGATGGCACGCGGGTCACGCGTGAGGAAGCCGGCCTTCTTCAGCGCCGGGCGGTCCTCGGGCTGCACCAGGATCAGTGCACGGGCGATCGCGAGGCGAAGCGCGCCGGCCTGACCGGAGGGGCCACCACCGTCGAGGTGGGCGAAGATGTCAAAAGCGTCGACCCGGTCCACGGTCACCAGCGGGGCCTTGATCAGCTGCTGGTGCACCTTGTTCGGGAAGTAGGCCTCCAGGGTGCGGCCGTCCAGGTTGAACTGGCCGGTACCCGGCACCAGCCGGACGCGCACCACAGCCTCCTTGCGTCGGCCGACGGTCTGGATGGGGCGATCGATGATGATCGGGGCACGCGGGGCGGCCTCGACGGCGACCTCTGCTTCGATGACCTCAGTGGCCTCGGGGGTCTCGATGACCTCGACAACCTCAGTCGTGTCTTCTGTCGTTTCGCTCACTGGGCCACCTGCTTGATCTCGAACGGAATCGGCTGCTGCGCGGTGTGCGGATGATCAGGGCCTGCGTAGACCTTGAGCTTCTTCTGCACCTGGCGGCTCAGCTTGTTGTGCGGCAGCATCCCGACGATGGCGTTCTCGACGACGCGATCGGCGTGCTTGGCCAGCTCGTCACCGAGCGCGCGGGCGCGCAGACCACCGGGGAAACCAGAGTGGCGGTAGAGGAACTTCTTGCTGAGCTTGTCGCCGCTGATAGCGACCTTGTCAGCGTTGATGACGATGACGAAATCGCCACCGTCGACATTGGGCGTGAATGTCGGCTTGTGCTTGCCGCGCAGCAGCTTTGCTGCTTCAACGGCGAGCCGGCCGAGCACCACGTCGGTGGCGTCGATGACGTACCACGAACGTGTGGTGTCACCTGCCTTCGGCGTGTACGTAGGCACAGCACTACCTTCTTTTCTTCTCGGGTTTGTCCCGGTGTGACCCGGGTGTCGATCGGGACGCGACGGTGGGGATTGCTCCTCGGCGACCAACACTGACCCGAGAACCCGGCTTACCCCGCGGTGTGAAACCGCGACGTACCGCACGCCGATGTGGCAGCTTACCTGCGACGATACGGGCAGGTCAAAACGCCGTTGCCCGCTCGATCCGACGCCATGCACTGCGTCTGCATGCAGATCGGTGTGACACACCCCCCGACGTTTCCAGCTTGACCAGAGCTTCGCGGCTGAGCAGTCGGGCCAGCGGCGCCGGTTCGCGGTGTTCTGAATGTGCCCATCGGCGATCAACTCCTCGCGCGACCATCGTCTCGACCGCCCCGGCGTCATGGTGGGGGTTGCCATGACGCCGGGGCTGGCTGACTGTGCGGCCCCACGGCTCTCCTCCGCAGGGGCCGCACAGAGTTCGGTGGGCGATCAGCCCCACATTCCGGCAGCGCGACGATCGGCGTCGGCAACGTCGGCCGCTCCGTCGCGCACCGCAGCGCCGAGGCGCACAAGGATGTCGCGCAACGCAGACGCGGCGTGTTGCCAACTCGCCTGCTCGGCTTGGTAGGCAGCCGCGGCATCGGCCGTCCACACCTCCCGCAGCGGCGCGATCTGCCGACTGAGGTCGTCGAGCGCGGCACCGAGCCGGGCCGACGTGCCCTGGATATCGGCGAGCACCGCGGCGTCGATCTCGGCGAAATTGTAGGAAAGGACGGGATCCATACTCGGGCTCCTTGGCTAGAGATCTGCGGTCGCGGCAACGATGCGCTGCGCATGCAGCTGCGCAGCCTCGCGCAATTCGTATTCGTTGTTGCGGATCGTGTCAGCGATCCCGGCCAGCGCATTGGACAGCCTGGTGGACTCGTTGTTCCAGTGCGCGACAACGGTCTTGAACCTGGCGGCCGCCAGGCCGCCCCACACTGTCGGCGGCACCGATTCCATCCGGGTAATGAAGCCCTGCAGCAGAACCCGGATCTCATCGTTGCGGTTATCGGCGGCCGCGGCAGCGGTGCGCATGAGATCGAAGTCGGCACTCAGAGTGGTCACGGTCCATCCTTTCAGTTGAGTTATACACGCGGACAATTGATTCGACGTTCACGAGCCCGTGTTGGTTCCCACCAATTCGCGAGCGGATTCGATCGCCCTGTCGCACACCGGCGCAACGCTAGCGTCGCGACCGGGAGCACTCTGGCAACCGATGCTGATACGCGTCGAGCCGTCGAGTACCACCGCCCAGCGGATATCCCGGCCGATCCGGACCTCACGGTAGGTGATGGCGGGGCGCCCACCGCGGCGATCGGCGGGATTGAAGTCGACGAACACACTGTCGG
This window contains:
- the rplM gene encoding 50S ribosomal protein L13, which produces MPTYTPKAGDTTRSWYVIDATDVVLGRLAVEAAKLLRGKHKPTFTPNVDGGDFVIVINADKVAISGDKLSKKFLYRHSGFPGGLRARALGDELAKHADRVVENAIVGMLPHNKLSRQVQKKLKVYAGPDHPHTAQQPIPFEIKQVAQ
- a CDS encoding WXG100 family type VII secretion target; this encodes MDPVLSYNFAEIDAAVLADIQGTSARLGAALDDLSRQIAPLREVWTADAAAAYQAEQASWQHAASALRDILVRLGAAVRDGAADVADADRRAAGMWG
- a CDS encoding type VII secretion target, with product MGNTRVDTAAVRAAAQRFDTVAGLLGGASLNRLQFDAHGAGRVHAAHGDAVRSALDLLAAGVTHWSRAAEETAAALRVTAERYGDAELRAAVR
- the glmS gene encoding glutamine--fructose-6-phosphate transaminase (isomerizing); its protein translation is MCGIVAYVGHRPAQGVVVDALRRMEYRGYDSSGIALLDGEGGLIVRRRAGRLTNLEEALAETDPAALAGTAGMGHTRWATHGRPTDRNAHPHRDAAGTFAVVHNGIIENFATLRQELEADGVEFASDTDTEVAVHLVAHAYGHGPTAGDFEGSVLAVLRRLEGHFTLVFTHADDPGTIIAARRSTPLVVGIGDGEMFLGSDVAAFIEFTREAVELGQDQAVIITADGYRITDFNGVDDTASAREFHIDWDLSAAEKGGYEYFMLKEIAEQPAAVADTLLGHFVDGRIVLDEQRLSDQELREIDKVFIVACGTAFHSGLLAKYAIEHWTRLPVEVELASEFRYRDPVLDRGTLVIAISQSGETADTLEAVRHAKSQKAKVLAICNTNGSQIPREADAVLYTRAGPEIGVAATKTFLAQIAANYLVGLALAQARGTKYPDEVEREYQELESMPDLVARTLDHMGPITALAQQFATSPTVLFLGRHVGYPVALEGALKLKELAYMHAEGFAAGELKHGPIALIEDGLPVIVVMPSPKNAATLHAKLLSNIREIQARGAITIVIAEEGDDTVRPYADHIFEIPAVSTLFQPLLSTVPLQVFAAAVARARGYDVDKPRNLAKSVTVE
- a CDS encoding LLM class F420-dependent oxidoreductase, with product MRTGIFLDYSGGFREAVEHIVVLEKAGVDIALVAEAYSYDAVSQLGYLAARTSTIELGSGVFPIYTRTPTLLAMTAAGLDFVSDGRFSLGIGTSGPQVVEGFHGVPFDAPLGRTREVVDICRQVWRRERVQHQGRSYQIPLPADRGTGLGKPLQLINHPVRERIPITIAALGPKNVELTAEIAEGWQPVFFYPEKADDVWGDALRAGKAKRDSQLGELDVMVGVSLAIGDDVEERLNWAKPHLALYIGGMGAKGQNFYHKLATRYGYGEVADHIQDLFLSGRKAEAIAAVPDELVRNVNLIGPRGFVKERIAAFTEAGVTTLLATPTTTDTGEYLRWVEELQQLLP
- the glmM gene encoding phosphoglucosamine mutase, which translates into the protein MGRLFGTDGVRGVANRELTAELGLALGAAAARRLAVTRSSGRRVAVIGRDPRASGEMLEAAVIAGVTSEGVDALRVGVLPTPAVAHLTAAYGADFGVMISASHNPMPDNGIKIFGPGGHKLDDDTEDRIEELVAQGPGLRPIGAEIGRVVDASDALERYLHHVRAAAPIRLDGLTVVVDCAHGAAFQAAPRAYYAAGARVIAINAEPDGLNINDGCGSTHLEQLQAAVVAHRADIGLAHDGDADRCLAVDATGQVVDGDAIMVVLAVGMREAGELASETLVATVMSNLGLHIAMREVGITVRTTGVGDRYVLEELRAGEFTLGGEQSGHIVMPALGTTGDGIATGLRLMARMAQTRLSLAELAAPMQTMPQVLINVAVADKATVAEAPAVQSAVRAAEAELGDTGRILLRPSGTEQMVRVMVEAADEDTARQLAVRIAESVSAEG
- a CDS encoding NAD(P)H-hydrate dehydratase, translated to MRHYYTADAIRAAEAPLLASLPDGVLMRRAAYGLATAVAAELRDRTGGLVGRHVCAVVGSGDNGGDALWAATFLRRRGVAASAVLLNPDRTHAKALAAFRSAGGRLAPAVPPSADLVLDGVVGISGTGPLREAAAEVFAVVEAAGISVVAVDIPSGIDVQTGAIAGPAVRAVLTVTFGGLKPVHALADCGRVELIDIGLDLPDTDLLSVQAADVKARWPLPGVHDDKYSQGVTGIMAGSSTYPGAAILCTGAAVAATSGMKRYAGSAAAEVVSHWPEVVAAPNPHAAGRVQAWVVGPGLGTDEKALSALTFALGSAVPVVVDADALTLLAAQPELVAGRTAPTVLTPHAGEFARLNGSPPGEDRVAATRRLADALGATVLLKGNVTVIADPSGHVYLNRAGGSWAATAGSGDVLSGIIGALLAAGLPPAEAAAAAAFVHARAANVSAADPGPTSVPASASRILAHIRQAIAEL
- a CDS encoding WXG100 family type VII secretion target; amino-acid sequence: MRTAAAAADNRNDEIRVLLQGFITRMESVPPTVWGGLAAARFKTVVAHWNNESTRLSNALAGIADTIRNNEYELREAAQLHAQRIVAATADL
- the rpsI gene encoding 30S ribosomal protein S9 is translated as METPEATEVIEAEVAVEAAPRAPIIIDRPIQTVGRRKEAVVRVRLVPGTGQFNLDGRTLEAYFPNKVHQQLIKAPLVTVDRVDAFDIFAHLDGGGPSGQAGALRLAIARALILVQPEDRPALKKAGFLTRDPRAIERKKYGLKKARKAPQYSKR
- a CDS encoding dienelactone hydrolase family protein encodes the protein MARTRKLFAALTRRGRHQVLRGDLAFAGLPGIVYTPAAGFNLPGVAFGHDWLTDADHYVTTLEHLASWGIVAAAPNTERGLAPSVLNLAFDMGTTLDIITGVRLGPGEISVHPTKLGLVGHGLGGSAAVFAAAGLSGAGTGAPKAVAALFPAVTKPPAAQPAAALKVPGLVLSAPDDAISLRTDAQNLATAWTGSVLRVVSKAESAGLAEKRRFAGALGLPGSDRKTQKTTRALLTGFLLYHLTGDKDYREFADPEAVLPKTEALDPEAVPVTPEEQIIALLR